In a single window of the Burkholderia pyrrocinia genome:
- a CDS encoding HpcH/HpaI aldolase/citrate lyase family protein: MDFPPQPVWRSLLYVPAHVPRFVASAAASDADALILDLEDSVPPACKDAARDGLADAVPALRTPGRDVLVRANGPLDLLVPDLRAAVRARVDGVVLPKVRGGSHVEAIDELLAALEEETGAPPGGTRIVAIVETPRAFQAMDRIARASPRVVAMMLGGGDFALNCESGASADVLRVPKQLLIIAARAAGILPLGLIGGLDELRDLDAFERIARASAELGYAGATCIHPLQVGALNRAFRPDDDAVRDANAVLAAYDDARANGRGALRVDGRMVDAPGVARAKRVLARHAAVQARAEGAPR, translated from the coding sequence ATGGATTTTCCGCCTCAACCCGTCTGGCGCTCACTGCTGTACGTCCCCGCCCACGTCCCTCGTTTCGTCGCATCGGCCGCCGCGAGCGACGCCGACGCGCTGATCCTCGATCTCGAGGACAGCGTCCCGCCCGCGTGCAAGGACGCCGCCCGCGACGGGCTGGCCGACGCCGTGCCGGCGCTGCGCACGCCCGGCCGCGACGTGCTGGTGCGCGCCAACGGCCCGCTCGACCTGCTGGTGCCCGACCTGCGCGCGGCCGTTCGTGCCCGCGTGGACGGCGTCGTGCTGCCGAAAGTGCGCGGCGGCTCGCACGTCGAGGCGATCGATGAGCTGCTGGCTGCACTCGAAGAGGAAACCGGCGCACCGCCCGGCGGCACGCGGATCGTCGCGATCGTCGAAACGCCGCGCGCGTTCCAGGCCATGGACCGGATCGCGCGGGCGTCGCCGCGCGTCGTCGCGATGATGCTGGGCGGCGGCGACTTCGCGCTGAACTGCGAAAGCGGCGCGAGCGCCGACGTGCTGCGCGTGCCGAAGCAACTGCTGATCATCGCCGCGCGCGCGGCCGGCATCCTGCCGCTCGGCCTCATCGGCGGCCTCGACGAGCTGCGCGATCTCGACGCGTTCGAGCGCATCGCGCGCGCGTCCGCGGAGCTCGGTTATGCGGGCGCGACCTGCATCCATCCGCTGCAGGTCGGCGCGCTCAACCGCGCGTTCCGGCCCGACGACGACGCGGTGCGCGACGCGAACGCGGTGCTGGCCGCTTACGACGACGCACGCGCGAACGGGCGCGGCGCGCTGCGCGTCGACGGCAGGATGGTCGACGCGCCCGGCGTCGCCCGCGCGAAGCGCGTGCTCGCGCGCCACGCGGCCGTGCAGGCGCGTGCCGAAGGCGCGCCCCGGTGA
- a CDS encoding HpcH/HpaI aldolase/citrate lyase family protein: MKTSATYRSYLYVPAHKAQVVEKAYASEADAIVLDLEDAVPASHKAEAREAAAAILAEGPPKPTYVRINPIGSPWCRDDVDAIAQPALQALRLPKCDLPQHIQEVAGWLDALGCDAGIQILIESAYGVETAYQLATASPRLERIGLGESDLRADLQIGVDNFTLEVCRARCVVVSRAAGLSGPIQTVYHTLPDLDGLRESTLRAKSMGFLGRFAIHPSQLPVINEVFTPSDDEIRAAERVLEAVDAAAGKASASSVFVLPDGRVVAPPLIANARVTLALANNLRLSGALA; encoded by the coding sequence ATGAAAACCAGCGCAACTTACCGCAGCTACCTTTACGTGCCCGCGCACAAGGCGCAGGTGGTGGAAAAGGCGTATGCAAGCGAAGCCGATGCCATCGTGCTCGACCTCGAGGATGCCGTGCCGGCCAGCCACAAGGCCGAGGCACGCGAGGCGGCCGCCGCGATTCTCGCGGAAGGCCCGCCGAAGCCGACCTACGTGCGGATCAACCCGATCGGCAGCCCGTGGTGCCGCGACGACGTCGACGCGATCGCGCAGCCGGCGCTGCAGGCGCTGCGCCTGCCGAAATGCGACCTGCCGCAGCATATCCAGGAGGTCGCGGGCTGGCTCGACGCGCTCGGCTGCGATGCGGGCATCCAGATCCTGATCGAGTCGGCGTACGGCGTCGAGACGGCTTACCAGCTCGCGACCGCGTCGCCGCGGCTCGAACGGATCGGGCTCGGCGAGAGCGACCTGCGCGCGGACCTGCAGATCGGCGTCGACAACTTCACGCTCGAGGTGTGCCGCGCGCGCTGCGTGGTCGTGTCGCGCGCGGCGGGGCTGAGCGGGCCGATCCAGACCGTCTATCACACGCTGCCCGATCTCGACGGGCTGAGGGAATCGACGCTGCGCGCGAAATCGATGGGGTTCCTCGGCCGCTTCGCGATCCATCCGTCGCAGCTCCCGGTGATCAACGAGGTGTTCACGCCGTCGGACGACGAGATCCGCGCGGCCGAGCGCGTGCTCGAGGCGGTCGATGCGGCGGCGGGCAAGGCCTCGGCGTCGTCGGTGTTCGTGCTGCCGGACGGCCGCGTGGTCGCGCCGCCGCTGATCGCCAACGCGCGCGTGACGCTCGCGCTCGCGAACAATCTTCGACTCAGTGGAGCACTGGCATGA
- a CDS encoding CaiB/BaiF CoA transferase family protein has protein sequence MFVPDPQAAHAAGARRRASTGPIHPKPFDADAQGPLAGVRVVDLSRLMAGNMLSVQLADFGADVVKVESERGDTLRAVGAGGISTNWKVYGRNKRSVCVDLRAPEGIDIVRRLVRDADVFVESFKPGVAEKMGLGPDDLLAIRPELVIARISGWGQTGPYRHKPGFGTLAEGYAGFAAINGFPDREPVLPPMFLGDMTAGLSGALAVLVALHARDAHGAAGQVIDVSLFEPLLSILGPAAANYVMTGEIKARTGSRSSNTAPRNAYRTRDGKWLCLSSSTQAMAERLFRAIGRAELIDDPRYATNVQRVQHAEALDAIVGEFIAARDLDANLAFFEEAGVTVGPIQDIAQIVQDRYVIEREALVELPDDDVGSLPMHNITPRLSATPGTFRRPAPALGENNREILLPLLGEPEYERLAGLGVIRTR, from the coding sequence ATGTTCGTTCCCGACCCGCAGGCCGCTCACGCGGCCGGCGCGCGCCGTCGCGCGTCCACCGGCCCGATCCATCCGAAACCGTTCGATGCCGACGCGCAGGGGCCGCTCGCGGGCGTGCGCGTCGTCGACCTGTCGCGCCTGATGGCGGGCAACATGCTGAGCGTGCAGCTCGCCGATTTCGGCGCGGACGTCGTGAAGGTCGAGAGCGAGCGCGGCGATACGCTGCGCGCGGTCGGCGCGGGCGGGATCAGCACGAACTGGAAGGTGTACGGGCGCAACAAGCGCAGCGTGTGCGTCGACCTGCGCGCGCCCGAGGGGATCGACATCGTCCGCCGGCTGGTGCGCGACGCGGACGTGTTCGTCGAGAGCTTCAAGCCCGGCGTCGCCGAGAAGATGGGGCTCGGCCCGGACGACCTGCTCGCGATCCGGCCGGAACTGGTGATCGCGCGGATCTCCGGCTGGGGGCAGACGGGGCCGTACCGCCACAAGCCGGGCTTCGGCACGCTCGCGGAAGGGTACGCGGGGTTCGCGGCGATCAACGGCTTCCCCGATCGCGAGCCGGTGCTGCCGCCGATGTTCCTCGGCGACATGACGGCCGGGCTGTCCGGCGCGCTCGCCGTGCTGGTCGCGCTGCATGCGCGCGACGCGCACGGCGCGGCGGGGCAGGTGATCGACGTGTCGCTGTTCGAGCCACTGCTGTCGATCCTCGGGCCGGCCGCCGCGAACTACGTGATGACCGGCGAGATCAAGGCGCGCACCGGCAGCCGCTCGTCGAACACCGCGCCGCGCAACGCGTATCGCACCCGCGACGGCAAGTGGCTGTGCCTGTCGAGCTCGACGCAGGCGATGGCCGAGCGGCTGTTCCGCGCGATCGGCCGCGCGGAGCTGATCGACGATCCGCGCTACGCGACCAACGTGCAGCGCGTGCAGCACGCGGAGGCGCTCGATGCGATCGTCGGCGAATTCATCGCCGCACGCGATCTCGACGCCAATCTCGCGTTCTTCGAGGAAGCGGGCGTGACGGTCGGGCCGATCCAGGACATTGCGCAGATCGTTCAGGACCGCTACGTGATCGAGCGCGAGGCGCTCGTCGAGCTGCCGGACGACGACGTCGGCAGCCTGCCGATGCACAACATCACGCCGCGCCTGTCGGCCACGCCCGGCACGTTCCGCCGGCCGGCGCCCGCGCTCGGCGAGAACAATCGCGAGATCCTGCTGCCGCTGCTCGGCGAACCCGAATACGAGCGGCTCGCCGGGCTGGGCGTGATCCGCACGCGCTAG
- a CDS encoding IclR family transcriptional regulator, producing MNKVETSNPAEGGVAAVNRALTALLAFGNAPGGLMLAQVSEETGLNMSTLLRMFESLEQFRFIKRLPDGRYVLGPAVFQLGMMYRESFQLREYVMPILSTLSAETGETAAFYVREGDQRVCLFRIQAQRSVRTHLREGDRFPLDVGAAGRVLLACSGTRGGDYDKTAEQGYAVSIAERDPESAAIACPAFGVGRVLSGAISLGVPRYRFNKKVLADYLPRVQAAAAELTHALGGDLPAAGAAFRAADQLGALLE from the coding sequence ATGAACAAGGTGGAGACAAGCAATCCGGCAGAGGGCGGCGTGGCCGCGGTCAACCGCGCGCTGACCGCGCTGCTGGCGTTCGGCAACGCGCCCGGCGGGCTGATGCTCGCGCAGGTCAGCGAGGAGACGGGGCTCAACATGAGCACGCTGTTGCGGATGTTCGAGTCGCTCGAGCAGTTCCGCTTCATCAAGCGCCTGCCGGACGGGCGCTACGTGCTGGGGCCCGCCGTGTTCCAGCTCGGGATGATGTATCGCGAGTCGTTCCAGCTGCGCGAGTACGTGATGCCGATCCTGTCGACGCTGTCGGCGGAAACCGGCGAGACGGCCGCGTTCTACGTGCGCGAAGGCGACCAGCGCGTGTGCCTGTTCCGCATCCAGGCGCAGCGCTCGGTGCGCACGCATCTGCGCGAGGGCGACCGCTTCCCGCTCGACGTCGGCGCGGCCGGTCGCGTGCTGCTCGCGTGCAGCGGCACGCGCGGTGGCGACTACGACAAGACGGCCGAGCAGGGTTATGCGGTATCGATCGCCGAGCGCGACCCGGAAAGCGCGGCGATCGCGTGCCCGGCGTTCGGCGTCGGCCGCGTGCTGAGCGGCGCGATCTCGCTCGGCGTGCCGCGCTATCGCTTCAACAAGAAGGTGCTGGCCGATTACCTGCCGCGCGTGCAGGCGGCCGCCGCCGAGCTGACGCATGCGCTGGGCGGCGATCTGCCCGCCGCGGGCGCGGCGTTCCGCGCGGCCGACCAGCTCGGCGCGCTGCTCGAGTAG
- a CDS encoding MmgE/PrpD family protein produces the protein MNRRHFLSTLTGAALALPLAHARADALPAAGVTTGRPDLAQQLADYAAGLQYRDLDAATIETIKAHLIDALGCAIAAHDERPVRIARDAALASPGGVSTIVGTNQRTSPDLAAFATGTALRYYDFNDAYAGKETGHPSDNMSACLAVAEAQHANGRDLILSIAIAYEIACRLMDAAAISPRGWDHTCYSLPAVALAAGKLMRMPAPQLVQAVNLSINGHLALNQTRVQQLSNWKALADADAARNAVFSTQLARAGLTGPAPIFEGMAGFFPQVSGPFAVDTREFGGRGGAFRIGKCFVKFYPAQGLTQTAIPAALDVAAQVGDLRRIRHIEIDTTGVGYVTAGRDREKWAPSTHETADHSLPYIVARAMLDGDITTESYRHDALRDPALRALIERITVREDPALTARYPAQAPNRVTAVLEDGTTCTKQVDDLPGSPTRPMRRDDYDAKFTKNCRRHWNPAQIRAALDYLWRLDEQPDVATLPPLLVVG, from the coding sequence ATGAACCGCCGCCACTTCCTTTCCACGCTGACCGGCGCGGCACTCGCGCTGCCGCTCGCCCACGCCCGCGCCGACGCGCTGCCGGCCGCGGGCGTCACCACCGGCCGCCCGGATCTCGCGCAACAACTCGCCGACTACGCGGCCGGCCTGCAGTATCGCGATCTCGATGCCGCGACGATCGAAACGATCAAGGCGCACCTGATCGACGCGCTCGGCTGCGCGATCGCCGCGCACGACGAACGCCCGGTGCGGATCGCGCGCGACGCGGCGCTCGCGTCGCCGGGCGGCGTGTCGACGATCGTCGGCACGAACCAGCGCACGAGCCCCGATCTCGCCGCGTTCGCGACCGGCACCGCGCTGCGCTACTACGATTTCAACGACGCGTACGCCGGCAAGGAGACCGGCCATCCGAGCGACAACATGTCCGCATGCCTCGCCGTCGCCGAAGCGCAGCATGCGAACGGCCGCGACCTGATCCTGTCGATCGCGATCGCATACGAGATCGCGTGCCGGCTGATGGACGCCGCCGCGATCAGCCCGCGCGGCTGGGATCACACGTGCTACAGCCTGCCCGCCGTCGCGCTCGCCGCGGGCAAGCTGATGCGCATGCCCGCGCCGCAGCTGGTGCAGGCGGTGAACCTGTCGATCAACGGCCATCTCGCGCTGAACCAGACGCGCGTCCAGCAGTTGTCGAACTGGAAGGCGCTCGCCGATGCGGACGCGGCGCGCAACGCGGTGTTCTCGACGCAGCTCGCGCGCGCCGGGCTGACCGGCCCCGCGCCGATCTTCGAAGGCATGGCGGGGTTCTTTCCGCAGGTGTCCGGCCCGTTCGCCGTCGACACGCGCGAATTCGGCGGGCGCGGCGGCGCGTTCCGGATCGGCAAGTGCTTCGTGAAGTTCTATCCCGCGCAGGGGCTCACGCAAACCGCGATTCCGGCCGCGCTCGACGTCGCCGCGCAGGTCGGCGACCTGCGCCGCATCCGGCACATCGAGATCGATACGACCGGGGTCGGCTACGTGACGGCCGGCCGCGACCGCGAAAAATGGGCGCCATCGACCCACGAAACCGCCGATCACAGCCTGCCGTACATCGTCGCGCGCGCGATGCTCGACGGCGACATCACGACCGAGAGCTACCGGCACGACGCGTTGCGCGATCCGGCGCTGCGCGCGCTGATCGAGCGGATCACGGTGCGCGAGGACCCGGCGCTGACCGCCCGTTATCCGGCGCAGGCGCCGAATCGGGTGACGGCCGTGCTGGAAGACGGCACGACCTGCACGAAGCAGGTGGACGACCTGCCCGGCTCGCCGACGCGGCCGATGCGGCGCGACGACTACGACGCGAAGTTCACGAAGAACTGCCGGCGGCACTGGAACCCGGCGCAGATCCGCGCGGCGCTCGATTACCTGTGGCGGCTCGACGAGCAGCCCGACGTCGCGACGCTGCCGCCGCTGCTCGTCGTCGGCTGA
- a CDS encoding LysR family transcriptional regulator, which translates to MNLRSIDLNLLVILDALLTEKQVTRAGQKVGLTQPAVSNALARLRFVFKDEILARTAVGMELTPRAQALAMPIRQIMQQIEELFESDYQFNPFTSERHFTVRMSDLTELLLLPALLRCMRLSSPNIGMDVVHMSATKTADALESGLLDLAISAGLEHSGTLSSQIVFHDRMVCVMSCSHPDAGTPLTLERFLALDFLNVTINPVDHSLVDNLLANMNCTRRIALNVPHWLVVPNMLDALPYAVIMSERHALSLDDARLVIRELPLAMEPVAWSLYWHRRYDGSNAHAWLRGRIVEVAEALERHGVAAEASA; encoded by the coding sequence ATGAATCTACGTTCGATCGATCTGAACCTGCTGGTCATACTCGATGCGCTGCTGACGGAGAAGCAGGTCACGCGGGCCGGCCAGAAGGTCGGCCTCACGCAGCCGGCTGTCAGCAACGCGCTGGCGCGGCTGCGGTTCGTGTTCAAGGACGAGATCCTGGCGCGCACCGCGGTCGGGATGGAACTGACGCCGCGCGCTCAGGCGCTGGCCATGCCGATTCGACAGATCATGCAACAAATCGAGGAATTATTTGAATCGGATTATCAATTCAATCCTTTTACGTCCGAGCGCCATTTTACGGTGCGCATGTCGGATCTCACCGAATTGCTTTTGCTGCCGGCCCTGCTGCGCTGCATGCGATTGAGCAGCCCGAATATCGGCATGGACGTCGTGCACATGAGCGCCACCAAGACCGCCGACGCGCTCGAATCGGGGCTGCTCGACCTGGCGATCAGCGCCGGCCTCGAACATTCGGGCACGCTGTCGTCGCAAATCGTGTTTCATGACCGGATGGTCTGCGTGATGAGCTGCAGCCATCCGGACGCGGGCACGCCGCTGACGCTCGAACGGTTCCTCGCGCTCGACTTCCTCAACGTGACGATCAACCCGGTCGACCACAGCCTGGTCGACAACCTGCTCGCGAACATGAACTGCACGCGACGCATCGCGCTCAACGTGCCGCACTGGCTCGTCGTGCCGAACATGCTGGATGCGCTGCCGTACGCGGTGATCATGTCGGAGCGGCATGCGCTGAGCCTCGACGATGCGCGGCTCGTGATCCGCGAACTGCCGCTCGCGATGGAGCCCGTCGCGTGGTCGCTGTACTGGCATCGCCGCTACGACGGCAGCAACGCGCACGCGTGGCTGCGCGGCCGCATCGTCGAGGTCGCGGAAGCGCTCGAGCGGCACGGCGTCGCGGCGGAGGCTTCGGCTTAG
- a CDS encoding porin: MGKRMSALCGLGLVSAGACAQSTITLYGVADVYTEFLTHQAAPGDKSSASLVRMASGGKSGSRWGLKGVEALGGGWQAAFRLESGINLNNGTGTGAGGFDRSAWVGLQHERWGALRLGHQYSTLFDVMERYSPTGAYSTLYEPAGAIVGVNFRENNVAKYLAKIGALTLETHYSFGGTPGAFQSNAAYGAGFDYAGGAFSFAAAFDNVNTPQPGGFAHFRRYAAAAIVSVDRAQLLAGVTHGQSGVATPSVVTHYTFWWAGVRYMITPYLQALGAFYYEDIRAQNPPNAQTPAPHPANPQQVTLQLNYFLSKAVTLYLAGGYARRAALDFDNYNYNFLHYTLAADRASSAGAALGLRKLF, encoded by the coding sequence ATGGGCAAGCGAATGTCCGCACTGTGCGGACTGGGCCTCGTATCGGCCGGCGCCTGCGCGCAGAGCACGATCACGCTGTACGGCGTGGCCGACGTCTATACGGAATTCCTCACCCACCAGGCCGCGCCCGGCGACAAGTCGTCGGCATCGCTCGTGCGGATGGCGTCGGGCGGCAAGAGCGGCTCACGCTGGGGGCTGAAGGGCGTCGAGGCGCTCGGCGGCGGCTGGCAGGCCGCGTTCCGGCTCGAAAGCGGCATCAACCTGAACAACGGCACCGGCACCGGCGCGGGCGGCTTCGACCGCTCCGCGTGGGTCGGGCTGCAGCACGAGCGCTGGGGTGCGCTGCGGCTCGGCCACCAGTATTCGACGCTGTTCGACGTCATGGAACGCTATTCGCCGACGGGCGCGTACTCGACGCTGTACGAGCCGGCCGGCGCGATCGTCGGCGTCAACTTCCGCGAGAACAACGTCGCCAAGTACCTGGCGAAGATCGGCGCGCTGACGCTCGAAACGCACTATTCGTTCGGCGGCACGCCCGGCGCGTTCCAGTCGAACGCCGCCTACGGCGCCGGCTTCGACTATGCCGGCGGCGCATTCTCGTTTGCCGCCGCATTCGACAACGTCAATACGCCGCAGCCGGGCGGCTTCGCGCATTTCCGCCGCTACGCCGCCGCCGCGATCGTGTCCGTCGACCGCGCGCAACTGCTGGCCGGCGTCACGCACGGCCAGAGCGGCGTCGCCACGCCGTCGGTCGTGACGCACTACACGTTCTGGTGGGCCGGCGTGCGCTACATGATCACCCCGTACCTGCAGGCGCTCGGCGCGTTCTATTACGAGGACATCCGCGCGCAGAATCCGCCGAACGCGCAAACGCCCGCGCCGCACCCGGCCAACCCGCAGCAGGTCACGCTGCAGTTGAACTACTTCCTGTCGAAAGCCGTCACGCTGTACCTGGCGGGCGGCTACGCGCGCCGCGCCGCGCTCGATTTCGACAACTACAACTACAACTTCCTCCACTACACGCTGGCCGCCGACCGCGCCAGCAGCGCGGGCGCGGCACTCGGCCTGCGCAAGCTGTTCTGA
- a CDS encoding MmgE/PrpD family protein: MSTPETLSAPAAAADSIAPNRTAPPDGIVGALGRFAAEVRAEGLDRRLRVEAAARVLDVVGNSLIAHDEPVAQSVLQVARRWGGTGPASVIGAPDRLPAASAALVNGTLAHAMDFDDSHMRSVLHPSASVIPAALAAAQASGASGAALLDAITVGTEVCIRLGVAAYNERLGNSVFFERGQHATSICGTVGAAAAAAMLFGLDAAQIAAALGIAASMGAGLLEANRTGGSVKRIHCGWAAHAGVSAAELAGAGVTAPPTALEGRFGFFHAWCGDLADVDAVLRGLGDEWETSRIIFKPYPCNHFTHPGIDAALQLKAQGVTADDVVSAELRVATSTLRTIGEPAELKANPPNGYAAAFSGPYTVAAALLGGGGLGVWFDDFDDALAQDPARRALAAKVRCVADPWCDTRFPNFLPAVLRVELRDGQVREARIESSKGTNSRPLTEQELTAKFVLAASSALGMERALALRDAVQALADDAPLDLLAALTSGTEGGHRS; this comes from the coding sequence ATGAGCACACCCGAGACGCTTTCCGCTCCGGCGGCGGCCGCTGATTCGATCGCACCGAACCGGACCGCGCCGCCCGACGGCATCGTCGGCGCGCTCGGCCGCTTTGCGGCGGAGGTGCGCGCCGAAGGGCTGGATCGCAGGCTGCGTGTCGAGGCCGCCGCGCGCGTGCTCGACGTGGTCGGCAACAGCCTGATCGCGCACGACGAACCGGTCGCGCAGTCGGTGCTGCAGGTCGCGCGGCGCTGGGGCGGCACCGGCCCGGCGAGCGTGATCGGCGCGCCCGACCGGCTGCCGGCCGCGAGCGCCGCGCTCGTCAACGGCACGCTCGCGCATGCGATGGATTTCGACGATTCGCACATGCGGTCGGTGCTGCATCCGAGCGCGTCCGTGATTCCGGCCGCGCTCGCCGCCGCGCAGGCGAGCGGCGCGTCGGGCGCGGCGCTGCTCGATGCGATCACGGTCGGCACCGAGGTGTGCATCCGGCTCGGCGTTGCCGCCTATAACGAGCGGCTCGGCAATTCGGTGTTCTTCGAGCGCGGCCAGCACGCGACGTCGATCTGCGGCACGGTCGGCGCGGCGGCGGCCGCGGCGATGCTGTTCGGGCTCGACGCCGCGCAGATCGCGGCGGCGCTCGGCATTGCCGCGAGCATGGGTGCGGGCCTGCTCGAAGCGAACCGCACCGGCGGCTCGGTGAAGCGGATCCACTGTGGCTGGGCGGCGCACGCGGGCGTGAGCGCGGCGGAACTGGCGGGCGCGGGCGTGACCGCGCCGCCGACCGCGCTCGAAGGCCGCTTCGGTTTCTTCCACGCGTGGTGCGGCGACCTCGCCGACGTCGACGCGGTGCTGCGCGGCCTGGGCGACGAATGGGAAACGAGCCGGATCATCTTCAAGCCGTATCCGTGCAACCACTTCACGCATCCGGGCATCGACGCGGCGCTGCAACTGAAGGCGCAAGGCGTGACGGCGGACGACGTGGTGTCTGCCGAGCTGCGGGTCGCGACGTCGACGCTGCGCACGATCGGCGAGCCGGCGGAGCTGAAGGCGAATCCGCCGAACGGTTATGCGGCGGCGTTCTCGGGGCCGTACACGGTCGCGGCGGCGCTGCTCGGCGGCGGCGGGCTCGGCGTCTGGTTCGACGATTTCGACGATGCGCTTGCGCAGGACCCCGCACGGCGCGCGCTCGCCGCGAAGGTGCGCTGCGTGGCCGATCCGTGGTGCGACACGCGCTTCCCGAATTTCCTGCCGGCCGTGCTGCGCGTCGAGCTGCGCGACGGGCAGGTGCGCGAGGCGCGGATCGAGTCGAGCAAGGGCACGAATTCGCGGCCGCTGACCGAACAGGAACTCACCGCCAAATTCGTGCTGGCGGCGAGTTCGGCGCTCGGCATGGAGCGCGCGCTCGCGCTGCGCGACGCGGTGCAGGCGCTCGCCGACGATGCGCCGCTCGACCTGCTTGCGGCGCTGACGTCAGGTACTGAAGGAGGACACCGATCTTGA
- a CDS encoding cyclase family protein yields MNAPRWKKRPPGSNWGDFGPDDQKGRLNWLTPDKVRQGAAEVREGLSFSLSLPLDVPRGGGLNARRRPPAIMPALLGDKPYFGYRADEQVANATDVVCDDSFCMHSQFSTQWDALSHVGGLFDADDDGVPEIVFYNGFRMGEHLRVPQEGDATGGARALGIEVMAQTGVQGRGVLIDLRRHFGDTRTKVGFAQLMQVMEADRVQVERGDIVCIHTGFADLLLNDDGGSPATVASACVLDSSDARLLQWIDESGLAALVADNHAIEERPQHAQPLAQPGALMPLHELCLFKLGIHLGELWHLTPLANWLHAHRRNRFLLTAPPLHIRGLVGAPANPVATV; encoded by the coding sequence TTGAACGCACCCCGCTGGAAAAAGCGGCCGCCCGGCTCGAACTGGGGCGATTTCGGTCCCGACGATCAGAAGGGGCGGCTGAACTGGCTGACGCCGGACAAGGTGCGGCAGGGCGCAGCCGAGGTCCGGGAAGGGCTGTCGTTCTCGCTGAGCCTGCCGCTCGACGTGCCGCGCGGCGGCGGCCTGAACGCGCGGCGCCGGCCGCCGGCGATCATGCCGGCGCTGCTCGGCGACAAGCCGTACTTCGGCTATCGGGCCGACGAACAGGTTGCCAACGCAACCGATGTGGTATGTGACGACTCGTTCTGCATGCACTCGCAGTTCTCGACGCAATGGGATGCGCTGTCGCACGTGGGCGGCCTGTTCGACGCGGACGACGACGGCGTGCCTGAAATCGTGTTCTACAACGGTTTCCGGATGGGCGAGCATCTGCGGGTGCCGCAGGAGGGCGACGCGACGGGCGGCGCGCGTGCGCTCGGCATCGAGGTGATGGCGCAGACGGGCGTGCAGGGGCGCGGCGTGCTGATCGACCTGCGGCGTCATTTCGGTGACACGCGCACGAAGGTCGGCTTCGCGCAACTGATGCAGGTGATGGAGGCGGACCGCGTGCAGGTCGAGCGCGGCGACATCGTCTGCATTCACACCGGCTTCGCGGATCTGCTGCTGAACGACGACGGCGGATCGCCGGCGACGGTCGCGAGCGCGTGCGTGCTCGACAGCAGCGATGCACGGCTGCTGCAATGGATCGACGAATCGGGGCTGGCCGCGCTCGTGGCCGACAACCATGCGATCGAGGAGCGCCCGCAGCATGCGCAGCCGCTCGCGCAACCGGGCGCACTGATGCCGTTGCACGAGCTGTGCCTGTTCAAGCTCGGCATTCACCTCGGCGAGCTGTGGCACCTGACGCCGCTCGCGAACTGGCTGCATGCGCACCGCCGGAACCGGTTTCTGCTGACCGCGCCGCCGTTGCATATCCGCGGCCTGGTCGGCGCGCCGGCGAATCCTGTCGCGACCGTTTGA